The Solanum lycopersicum chromosome 8, SLM_r2.1 DNA segment TTGAAGTGAAACGCTTAGGTGGAGTGATTAGTCTCACATAGCTTGCCACATTATAGCAATTTTGGAGTGTTAATCTTGAGAGTATTTTTATAGTggaaacatataatatatacttaAGTTTCTTTATTCCAACTTAGTCGTAAGTTGTACGTATACAATAGATGTTTAAGGCAAGAAGAGACTTTGAATCTAAATGTATACTAGTCATTAATGTGTAGCCCAAAAAGAGACGTAGACAAGGGCAAATTtcttgggtttaggtttaggaGGAAAAGCCCAATATACTCTATCTGATCGGCCCACCCATATTTCTTTGGTTCGACCCAACATTTCATATGTActcctatttttcttcttcGCCAAGTAAttacaactattttttttagtcaTAAACTTGTATCTCCTttgatttagttatttttatgtaGTATTTATTAGTTCATggggaaaaaaaagagtaaacaGTAACCATGTATATATAACAACCTGAAACGATCGAGTTGCCATAAATACTAAAAAACCTACCAATGGTCCTGCTTCTTGACAGTGTAAGCAGACTTATACGTTTCTATCGACTTAAATATCTAATAGTTATTGTTTCAAATAAACacgatttcaaaaaaaaatactgAACTATAAACTGATCATTTACTGAAATGAATAATTGATTTACTGAAATGAATAATTGATTAATCAGTACTTAAATTAAAATCCAATTCTAGATCCGCGTAAGTCTATGTATATCAGTATACAAATATAGCGAAAGCAAAACAAAAAGTGTTAATTAATAAGATTGCGTGCCTCATTGTTTCCGCTGGTTAGCCAACAGCCTTACATGTTGTAGTTTTACAATGAATACTATCACTAATTTCCAACCCGTTCAACCACAATCATATAAAGAAgcttctctatatatatatatcaattattattatggAATTTTTCTCTTCAACTTCACTAATTAAtgtcctaattttattttaattttttatacatataattaattgaGTAAATTAATTAGTCTTTTTATTCTTCTAATTTGCTGCCTTAAATTGGAAACTCAAACTAGTACTCAACTTGTGATCTCTGTAGGTCGAACAACTCTCTATTCAAATACACTTTCTCCTATTGAGTAACAAATTCTCCTTGTTTCAACCTAAATTGTCgaattattttaattcagatttttataaaatgtaCATACATATATTGCGTGGCATCTTAACTTGAGAATGAATAAAATCTGATGTCAGTACCTAAAAAAGAGGTTTAAAGTACACAATTTATTTTGGCCAAAGTCATATGCGGCCACTCAAACTTGTCCCGAttattcacttagacacctcaactagacgtactacctattgaacaccttaACCACCCCAGATTTGAACCGTAAAACCATTTTTTAATCACTTTTCATTAATTATGTGGCGCGTGTAGTTAACCGCCCCACGTGTATCTGACGTGTATTGAATGACCATTTAAAAATTCCCACGTGTATTTGTTAATGCCTAAATTTGGAAAAATTCCCAAATCGTTAACTTTCACAGAACaaatctctttctctctctctctctctctaactTCACACTTTCTTTTGATCTCAAGCTCTCCATCTCGCGATTCATTCCAGTTCCTTGTTCGATTTTGTTTGATTCCTCTTCTTCGTGTTACGATCTATCCTCCTGtaagtttaatttttgtttctttacatGCTTTCTTATATGAATTTCATAAAGTTGTGGTTTTGTAAAAATGTAGGGTTTTGCGAATATTCTGTCTATTCTTTACTATTACCCAAAAGTATGATTTAAAGctttgttttttagttgtttgTATGAGTATATTCCGTTAAATCTAGGGTTTGCTTGATATTTTGTAGAGGGCTGCTAACAATTGACCATGGAGGAAATCATATTTACGAAGATTTACCATGGTGGAATCTTGTCTGAGTTATCGGCTGTCCCTACTTATGTTGGAAACTGTGTGTCTGCACTAAGGTATATCATCAAGGACCACTTTTCCATTTTGGAACTATTGTATTATACTAAAGAATTAGGGTATGAAACTGTTGGAGGCTTTTATGTAAAAGACTTATCGAAAAAAATGGATCCTAATTACAACTGACCAACATTTACTACACCTTATTAAAGACTTAAAACATGAGGACACTTTTGAAGTATATGTCTGTCATGTATTAGATAAACCCTTACTTGACACTGAGGTAACTATAGGATATCTAACTAATGGTGAAGATGGTGAGACAGTTAACTTAAGTGAAGAAGGTGAGGCTTGTAACCTTAGTGGTGAGGGTGGTGAGGGTGAAGCTGCTAACCTTACTGGTGAGGGTGGTGAGGGTGAGCATGTTAGCCTAGGTGGAGAGGAAGTGGATGATAACCTAGGTGGAGAAGATGCATCTGATTTCTTGAGTAGTGATTCAGATTTAGATATACCTTCAGAAGATGGTTCAGATATTGATGAGGAGCTAAGAGCATTtagagaagaaagaagaaacaaaaaacagagaaaaaaggCTGCTGAATTTGAAGAAATACCAGTTGGAGAAGCTGGTGGTATAGATAGAGGTTTTGAGGATATTGGAAAGAACAAAACTGACAAATATGCTGGAAAATTGGGTGGAGATGAAGATTACATTGATAGCTCCGACTGTTGGAGTGATGATAGTGATGAACAACTAGATGTGGATGCTGTTAGGGGAGTAGACATACCTGCTAGAAGGAGAAGCAGAAAGGTTAGGTATGATGAAGATAGTGAAGTGTCAATTTTTGAGCTTGGAATAGTCTTTGAAGGGGCAGATCAGTTCAGGAAAGGAGTGGCAGATTATGCTGTAGAGTATAGAAGACAGTTAAAACTAAGACCTAATGAAAAACATAGAGTGAGGGTGAAGTGCAAAAATGTTAAGTGTAAGTGGTTGTTATATGCTTCAATTGACAGAGACTCAGGTGATTTTATTGTAAAGAACTATAATCCTATTCACAAGTGTATTCCATTAAACAGAAATAAGTTGTGTAATTCAAAGTTTATTGCTAGAAAGTTTAAGGACAGAATTATATCTCAACCATACATAAGGATTTGGGAAATTCAAGATTTGGTTAGAAAGACATTGGGTCTTTATGTTGGTAAGACTCTTTGTTACAGGGCTAAACAGAAAATTATGAGAGAAGACATGGGTGATTGGAATCTGGAATTTGTCATATTATGTGACTATGCAGATGTGATCAAACAAACCAATCCTGGAAGCTCTTGTTGGGTAAAAATTGATAAGGAAACTGAACCAGGGAAGAAcctttttgtgtatttttatgtATGCTTTCATGCATTTAAGCAAGGATGGTTGGAGGGGTGTAGGAATATAATTGGATCTGATGGTTGTTTTCTCAAAGGAGCTTGTAAGGGTGAATTATTAGTTGCTGTTGGAAAGAATGAGAACAATCAAATGTAT contains these protein-coding regions:
- the LOC138338078 gene encoding uncharacterized protein; this encodes MEEIIFTKIYHGGILSELSAVPTYVGNYKPLLDTEVTIGYLTNGEDGETVNLSEEGEACNLSGEGGEGEAANLTGEGGEGEHVSLGGEEVDDNLGGEDASDFLSSDSDLDIPSEDGSDIDEELRAFREERRNKKQRKKAAEFEEIPVGEAGGIDRGFEDIGKNKTDKYAGKLGGDEDYIDSSDCWSDDSDEQLDVDAVRGVDIPARRRSRKVRYDEDSEVSIFELGIVFEGADQFRKGVADYAVEYRRQLKLRPNEKHRVRVKCKNVKCKWLLYASIDRDSGDFIVKNYNPIHKCIPLNRNKLCNSKFIARKFKDRIISQPYIRIWEIQDLVRKTLGLYVGKTLCYRAKQKIMREDMGDWNLEFVILCDYADVIKQTNPGSSCWVKIDKETEPGKNLFVYFYVCFHAFKQGWLEGCRNIIGSDGCFLKGACKGELLVAVGKNENNQMYPIAWAVVDTETKHSWSWFISYLIADLNFGTGEGLTVMSDMQKGLIPVLLELLPNAEKRMCARHIWSNWHVNWKGEERRKQFWRCSKASFEVKFGEEVHAMSKLENNMCETFNSWILAARHKSIITMLEDIRHKMMNRHIDMIKFAETWISDIAPMARAILERNKEYSKNCNVQWNGVNGFEINDGEYSFVVDLEKKHCDCRLWMLRGIPCPHAICVYYYLNQDPDQHVEH